The sequence GCACTCGTCACGACAGACGGGTTCCGGGACGTTCTGGAGATCGGTCGGCAGGACCGCCCGTCGCTGTACGACCTGTCGGCCGAAAAGCCGACACCGTTGGTTCCCCGCCGCCGCCGCTTCGAAGTGTCCGAACGGACGATCACCGACGGTATCGAACAGCCCGTCGACGAGGACGAAGTCCGGGCAATCGCCGAGCAGCTACGCGAGATGGATGTCGAGTCTGTCGCCGTCTCGCTCTTGCACGCGTACGCACACCCCGAAAATGAAACACGCGTCGCAGACATCCTGCGGGATGAACTCGACGTGCCCGTCTCGGCCTCGCACGAAGTCCTCGCCGAGTTCCGCGAGTACGAACGAACGTCGACGACAGCCGTCGACGCCTACGTACGGCCGGCGATTGACCACTACGTCAGCCGTCTGACCGACCGTGCGCGGGACCTCGGCGTTCCACAGCCCCGAATTATGCAGGCGAACGGCGGTATCACCGACACTGCTACCGTCAGACGGAACGCCGTGACAACCGTCCTTTCGGGCCCTGCCGCCGGGGTCGTTGGGGCAGGGTCGATGGCGTCTGAGGAACAGGACGGGCTAGTCACGTTCGATATGGGTGGGACCTCTAGTGACGTTAGTCTCGTCCGCGACGGTGAAGCGGAACGGACGACAGAGGGCGTCATCAACGAGCGGCCGATCAAGACACCGATGGTCGACGTCGAAACAGTCGGTGCAGGTGGCGGGTCCATCGCCTGGGTCGACGCCGGGGGCGCACTCCGAATCGGCCCGCGTTCCGCCGGAGCTACCCCCGGTCCAGCCTGCTACGGGGAAGGCGGAACTGAGCCGACCGTCACTGACGCGAATCTCGTGCTGGGCTATATCGGCGAAAGCACAAGTCTGGGTGGTGAACTCTCACTCGATGCGGATGCCGCCTACGACGCGCTTGCGGACCTCGCCGACGAGGCGGGTCTCGGTGGGCCTCTGGAAGCCGCCCGTGGCGTCTACCGCGTCGC is a genomic window of Haloarcula sp. H-GB4 containing:
- a CDS encoding hydantoinase/oxoprolinase family protein, which codes for MGGRRVGVDVGGTFTDVTLSLDGELVTAKVPSTEDQSEGVIAGIEKACEAADIDPETVSEFSHAMTVSVNALLEEDGAKTALVTTDGFRDVLEIGRQDRPSLYDLSAEKPTPLVPRRRRFEVSERTITDGIEQPVDEDEVRAIAEQLREMDVESVAVSLLHAYAHPENETRVADILRDELDVPVSASHEVLAEFREYERTSTTAVDAYVRPAIDHYVSRLTDRARDLGVPQPRIMQANGGITDTATVRRNAVTTVLSGPAAGVVGAGSMASEEQDGLVTFDMGGTSSDVSLVRDGEAERTTEGVINERPIKTPMVDVETVGAGGGSIAWVDAGGALRIGPRSAGATPGPACYGEGGTEPTVTDANLVLGYIGESTSLGGELSLDADAAYDALADLADEAGLGGPLEAARGVYRVANANMTRAIRSVTVERGYDPRKFGLAAFGGAGPMHAAAIADSLDIDRVVIPRASGVLSAYGLLAADEKRDAVRTYQRSLDAVDPDEVDTVYEELSEELLAEVSDREAATVRHSADLRYAGQSFELTVDVDRPFDTADARERFGSAHESAYGYRADESVDLVNCRVTTTVERSAPPVKYTAEGDPQKGSREAVFADEVRETPVYERAKLQPQNSIDGPAIVEGDESTIVIPPTWNVQVRDDGTLTAAVSDT